In Halomonas alkalicola, the following proteins share a genomic window:
- the carA gene encoding glutamine-hydrolyzing carbamoyl-phosphate synthase small subunit: MNRPAILALEDGSVFHGTAIGADGQTSGEVVFNTAMTGYQEILTDPSYTRQIVTLTYPHIGNTGVNAEDVESGGIAAAGLVIRDLPLLASNFRCEQTLSDYLKSQNVLGIADIDTRRLTRILRDKGSQNGAILAGAEAEGDDAVESALAAARAFPGLKGMDLAKVVSCQAPYEWSEGEWALGEGYADTTQAERPFHVVAYDFGVKRNILRMLASRGCRLTVVPAQTPAAEVLAMNPDGVFLANGPGDPAPCDYAITAIREILETELPVFGICLGHQLLALASGATTVKMGHGHHGANHPVQDLDTGHVMITSQNHGFAVDEASLPANVRAIHRSLFDGTLQGIERTDRPAFSFQGHPEASPGPQDVAPLFDRFVEMMKARQA; this comes from the coding sequence TTGAACAGACCCGCGATACTGGCCCTGGAAGACGGCAGTGTGTTTCATGGCACGGCCATTGGTGCCGATGGACAGACCAGCGGTGAGGTGGTGTTCAATACGGCGATGACCGGCTACCAGGAGATCCTGACCGACCCCTCCTATACCCGTCAGATCGTCACCCTGACCTACCCCCATATCGGCAACACCGGCGTCAACGCCGAGGACGTCGAGTCCGGCGGCATCGCCGCGGCGGGCCTGGTGATCCGCGACCTGCCGCTGCTGGCCAGCAACTTCCGCTGCGAGCAGACCCTCTCCGACTACCTCAAGAGCCAGAACGTGCTGGGCATCGCCGACATCGATACCCGCCGGCTGACCCGCATCCTGCGCGACAAGGGCTCCCAGAACGGCGCCATCCTGGCCGGCGCCGAGGCCGAGGGGGATGACGCCGTCGAGAGCGCCCTGGCCGCCGCCCGCGCCTTCCCGGGCCTCAAGGGCATGGACCTGGCCAAGGTGGTCTCCTGCCAGGCCCCCTACGAGTGGAGCGAAGGCGAGTGGGCCCTCGGCGAGGGCTATGCCGATACGACCCAGGCCGAGCGCCCCTTCCACGTGGTGGCCTACGACTTCGGCGTCAAGCGCAACATCCTGCGCATGCTCGCCTCCCGCGGCTGCCGCCTCACCGTGGTGCCGGCCCAGACTCCGGCCGCCGAGGTGCTGGCGATGAATCCGGACGGCGTCTTCCTGGCCAACGGCCCCGGTGACCCCGCGCCCTGCGACTACGCCATCACGGCGATCCGCGAGATCCTCGAGACCGAGCTCCCGGTGTTCGGCATCTGCCTGGGCCACCAGCTGCTGGCGCTGGCCAGCGGGGCGACGACCGTGAAGATGGGCCATGGCCACCACGGCGCCAACCACCCGGTGCAGGACCTCGACACCGGCCACGTGATGATCACCAGCCAGAACCACGGCTTCGCCGTCGACGAGGCGAGCCTGCCGGCCAACGTGCGGGCCATCCACCGCTCGTTGTTCGATGGCACCCTGCAGGGGATCGAGCGTACCGACCGCCCGGCCTTCAGCTTCCAGGGCCACCCGGAAGCGAGCCCCGGCCCCCAGGACGTCGCGCCGCTGTTCGACCGTTTCGTCGAGATGATGAAGGCCCGCCAGGCCTGA
- the dapB gene encoding 4-hydroxy-tetrahydrodipicolinate reductase, with the protein MTRIAIVGVAGRMGRTLVNAVLQADGATLAGGIVEPGSTLAGADIGELAGLGKLGVAAVDSLSAIVDDFDVLIDFTAPRVTLSNLAFCAAHGKRMVIGTTGLSDQELDELDAYRERLPFVFAPNMSVGVNLTLKLLETAAKALGDEGYDIEVIEAHHRHKVDAPSGTALKMGEVVAESLGRTLKEHGVFERVGQCGPRTDKEIGFATVRAGDIVGEHTVMFATEGERIEITHKASSRMTFAKGAVRAARWVAGQGNGRYAMQDVLGLD; encoded by the coding sequence ATGACCCGTATCGCCATCGTCGGTGTCGCCGGCCGCATGGGCCGCACCCTGGTCAACGCCGTTCTGCAGGCTGACGGCGCCACCCTGGCCGGCGGCATCGTCGAGCCGGGCAGCACGCTTGCCGGTGCCGACATCGGCGAGCTGGCAGGCCTAGGTAAGCTCGGTGTGGCGGCAGTGGACTCCCTGTCAGCCATCGTCGACGACTTCGACGTGCTGATCGACTTCACCGCGCCCCGGGTGACGCTTTCCAACCTGGCCTTCTGCGCGGCGCACGGCAAGCGCATGGTGATCGGCACCACCGGCCTCTCCGACCAGGAGCTGGACGAGCTCGACGCCTACCGCGAGCGGCTGCCCTTCGTCTTCGCCCCCAACATGAGCGTCGGGGTGAACCTCACGCTGAAGCTGCTCGAGACGGCGGCGAAGGCGCTGGGCGACGAGGGCTACGACATCGAGGTGATCGAGGCCCACCACCGCCACAAGGTCGATGCCCCCTCCGGCACCGCGCTGAAGATGGGCGAGGTGGTGGCCGAGAGCCTGGGCCGCACCCTCAAGGAGCACGGCGTCTTCGAGCGGGTGGGGCAGTGCGGGCCGCGCACCGACAAGGAGATCGGCTTCGCCACGGTGCGCGCCGGCGACATCGTCGGCGAGCACACCGTGATGTTCGCCACCGAGGGCGAGCGCATCGAGATCACCCACAAGGCCTCGAGCCGCATGACCTTCGCCAAGGGGGCGGTGCGTGCCGCGCGCTGGGTGGCCGGCCAGGGCAACGGCCGCTACGCTATGCAGGACGTGCTCGGCCTCGACTGA
- a CDS encoding DMT family transporter — MSPAASTRGAHLGMLLWAALVGFSFPAVGLMSELPPLSLTALRFAIACAGLWWLARRAQDFMPAPRLLPLYALMGLCLAGFFGAMFWAAHRATALSMATLYVTVPLLAFLMGRGVGVERPGWRLPGILALGALGALGLALAEAWHQGGRLRFGIGEAVFFLGCCSTALYPVLSKWGLARGWLPGTASVRTFWSLGAGGVLIGLVGLAVEPVGTLLDMTVLDLALLIYLGLCSSALTFWLMQRATSSLTPGAVTAYGYLVPFVSMLLLFASAPSQVGWVWLPGSLAVLLAMGLLMRDSGRAGG, encoded by the coding sequence GTGAGCCCGGCGGCATCCACCCGCGGCGCCCACCTCGGCATGCTGCTCTGGGCGGCGCTGGTGGGTTTCTCCTTTCCCGCCGTAGGGTTGATGAGTGAACTGCCGCCGCTCTCGCTCACCGCACTGCGCTTTGCCATCGCCTGTGCCGGGCTCTGGTGGCTGGCCAGGCGTGCGCAGGACTTTATGCCGGCGCCGAGGCTGCTGCCGCTCTATGCGCTAATGGGCCTCTGTCTGGCCGGCTTCTTCGGCGCCATGTTCTGGGCCGCCCACCGCGCCACGGCGCTCTCCATGGCCACGCTGTATGTCACGGTGCCGCTGCTGGCCTTTCTGATGGGGCGGGGGGTGGGGGTTGAGCGCCCCGGCTGGCGGCTGCCGGGGATCCTGGCGCTGGGCGCCCTGGGTGCGCTCGGCTTGGCGCTGGCAGAGGCCTGGCACCAGGGTGGTCGGCTGCGTTTCGGCATCGGCGAGGCGGTGTTCTTTCTGGGCTGCTGCTCCACCGCGCTCTATCCAGTACTCAGCAAGTGGGGCCTGGCGCGGGGGTGGCTGCCGGGGACGGCATCGGTGCGCACCTTCTGGAGCCTGGGGGCCGGCGGTGTGCTGATCGGCCTGGTGGGCCTCGCCGTGGAGCCGGTGGGGACGCTGCTGGACATGACCGTCCTCGACCTCGCCCTGCTGATCTATCTGGGGCTCTGCTCCAGCGCGCTCACTTTCTGGCTGATGCAGCGGGCCACCTCGTCCCTGACGCCCGGGGCGGTCACCGCCTATGGCTATCTGGTGCCCTTCGTCTCCATGCTTCTGCTCTTTGCCAGCGCGCCGAGCCAGGTCGGTTGGGTCTGGCTGCCGGGCAGCCTGGCAGTGCTCCTGGCCATGGGGCTCTTGATGCGCGACAGCGGCAGGGCGGGCGGCTGA
- a CDS encoding DUF2218 domain-containing protein yields the protein MPISRAEIPADDAEALIDQLCQRWSGEHAVAKRDAGVEVTFATGSCYLVAEPDKLVVVVEAVEDEAHDQLEGEVDNTLDALRGVELDIVWEA from the coding sequence ATGCCGATTTCACGTGCCGAGATTCCCGCCGATGACGCCGAAGCCCTGATCGACCAGCTCTGCCAGCGCTGGTCCGGGGAGCACGCGGTGGCCAAGCGCGATGCGGGGGTCGAGGTGACCTTTGCTACCGGCAGCTGCTACCTGGTGGCGGAGCCGGACAAGCTGGTGGTGGTCGTGGAGGCCGTCGAGGACGAGGCCCACGACCAGCTGGAGGGAGAGGTGGACAACACCCTGGACGCCCTCCGGGGCGTCGAGCTCGATATCGTCTGGGAAGCGTGA
- a CDS encoding HNH endonuclease — translation MDEALGCLTRLRDGHSRGRPAPNKPCLLLAIICEIQAGHIISPRIAIDDRLIARYHDLYEAATATRQSANPQLPLWHLRNDQGPTGPLWSPEFTAELGALEAQLGQPKSIGQLRERFSTARLDETLFQVLQDEKTSREACALLVTRYFSADSRAHDCLHAYLTTALESGHYERHPERLTGNVKEESQKYARSAAFRALVLEAYDYRCAASRLRYITPDYRYLVEAAHLVPFAESQDDRPTNGLALTPNLHWAMDSHLIAPGPDHRWHLSPGGDALVPDNRWLCELDGKPLVLPRDPRRQPDRDALAWRLDHLQR, via the coding sequence ATGGACGAGGCGCTTGGCTGCCTGACACGACTCAGGGACGGACACAGCAGGGGGAGGCCGGCCCCCAACAAGCCGTGCCTGCTGCTGGCCATCATCTGCGAGATCCAGGCGGGGCATATCATCTCGCCCCGGATCGCCATCGACGATCGCCTGATCGCCCGCTATCACGACCTTTACGAGGCCGCCACAGCAACCCGACAGTCCGCCAACCCACAGCTCCCCCTCTGGCACCTGAGAAATGACCAGGGCCCAACGGGGCCTCTCTGGTCACCAGAGTTCACCGCCGAGCTGGGCGCTCTGGAGGCGCAGCTTGGCCAGCCCAAGTCCATCGGCCAGCTACGGGAGCGCTTCAGCACGGCTCGGCTGGACGAAACACTCTTCCAGGTGCTGCAGGACGAGAAGACCTCGCGTGAGGCCTGTGCGCTCCTGGTGACTCGCTACTTCTCCGCCGATTCGCGGGCCCATGACTGCCTGCATGCCTACCTGACCACAGCGCTTGAAAGCGGCCACTATGAGCGACATCCAGAGCGCCTGACGGGCAACGTGAAGGAGGAGAGCCAGAAATATGCCCGCTCCGCCGCCTTTCGCGCCCTGGTGCTGGAAGCCTACGACTACCGCTGCGCGGCCAGCCGGCTGCGCTATATCACCCCGGACTATCGCTATCTGGTGGAGGCGGCTCATCTGGTGCCCTTCGCCGAGAGCCAGGACGATCGCCCCACCAACGGCCTGGCGCTGACGCCCAATCTGCACTGGGCCATGGACAGCCACCTGATCGCCCCGGGGCCCGACCACCGCTGGCACCTGAGCCCAGGGGGGGACGCCCTGGTACCCGACAACCGCTGGCTCTGCGAACTAGATGGCAAGCCGCTGGTGCTGCCACGTGACCCGCGCAGGCAGCCGGATCGCGACGCCCTGGCCTGGCGCCTGGACCACCTGCAGCGCTGA
- the dnaJ gene encoding molecular chaperone DnaJ, protein MSKRDYYEVLGVERGADQKEIKKAYRRLAQKLHPDRNPDDEASAEKFREVSEAYEVLSDSEKRAAYDQFGHAGVDGQAGGFGGGGFGGAGAGGFSDIFGDVFGDIFGGGGGGRRHPNARARGSDLRYNLELDLESAVAGTSVDIRVPRHVECERCDGSGAEPGSSKETCPTCAGHGQVRMQQGFFAVQQTCPTCHGSGQHIKVPCHKCNGEGRVRETRTLSVKIPAGVDTGDRIRLNGEGEAGMNGGPPGDLYVQVHIKPHHIFQRDGKHLHCEVPINFVDAALGGELEVPTLDGRVKLKIPAETQTGKLFRLRGKGVKPVRGGAPGDLLCKVVIETPVKLNEEQKELLRQFQESLGGTNSAHHSPKKSGFFDGVKKFFEDMKP, encoded by the coding sequence ATGTCCAAACGTGACTATTACGAGGTGCTGGGCGTAGAGCGCGGTGCCGACCAGAAAGAGATCAAGAAGGCCTACCGACGACTGGCCCAGAAGCTGCACCCCGACCGCAACCCGGACGACGAGGCCTCGGCGGAGAAGTTCCGCGAGGTCTCCGAGGCCTACGAGGTGCTCTCCGACAGCGAGAAGCGCGCGGCCTACGACCAGTTCGGCCATGCCGGCGTGGACGGCCAGGCGGGCGGCTTCGGCGGTGGTGGCTTCGGCGGCGCGGGCGCCGGGGGCTTCAGCGATATCTTCGGGGATGTCTTCGGCGACATCTTCGGCGGCGGTGGCGGCGGGCGTCGTCACCCCAACGCCCGGGCCCGCGGAAGCGACCTGCGCTACAACCTCGAGCTCGACCTCGAGAGTGCGGTGGCCGGCACCAGCGTCGACATCCGCGTGCCGCGCCACGTGGAGTGCGAGCGCTGCGACGGTTCAGGCGCCGAGCCCGGCTCCAGCAAGGAGACCTGCCCGACCTGTGCCGGCCACGGCCAGGTGCGCATGCAGCAGGGCTTCTTCGCCGTGCAGCAGACCTGCCCGACCTGCCACGGCTCCGGCCAGCACATCAAGGTGCCCTGCCACAAGTGCAACGGCGAGGGCCGCGTGCGCGAGACCCGTACCCTGTCGGTGAAGATTCCTGCGGGGGTCGACACCGGCGACCGTATTCGCCTGAACGGCGAGGGCGAGGCCGGCATGAATGGCGGCCCGCCCGGGGATCTCTACGTTCAGGTGCACATCAAGCCGCACCATATCTTCCAGCGTGACGGCAAGCACCTGCACTGCGAGGTGCCGATCAACTTCGTCGACGCCGCGCTGGGTGGCGAGCTGGAGGTGCCGACCCTGGACGGCCGGGTGAAGCTTAAGATCCCGGCGGAGACCCAGACCGGCAAGCTGTTCCGCCTGCGCGGCAAGGGCGTCAAGCCGGTGCGCGGCGGCGCCCCGGGCGACCTGCTCTGCAAGGTGGTGATCGAGACCCCGGTGAAGCTCAACGAGGAGCAGAAGGAGCTGCTGCGCCAGTTCCAGGAGAGCCTCGGCGGCACCAACAGCGCCCACCACTCGCCCAAGAAGAGCGGCTTCTTCGACGGCGTGAAGAAGTTCTTCGAGGACATGAAGCCCTAG
- the grpE gene encoding nucleotide exchange factor GrpE, with product MARDPQTPLDEELARREQEAEPQPIEGELEEAIEAAEETEAAAEASDNPEAELLAARVEELEQSVAEAKDQALRAAAEAQNVRRRAEQEAEKARKFALEKFVKELLPVVDSLEKALEAMADEATEAHREGVAMTLKMQRDVLAKFGVEILEPAGEPFDPQFHEAMAMVPNPELDPNTVMDVFQKGYLLNGRLVRPAMVVVSQAAG from the coding sequence ATGGCCAGAGATCCCCAGACCCCGCTGGACGAGGAACTTGCCCGTCGTGAGCAGGAGGCCGAGCCCCAGCCCATCGAAGGCGAGCTGGAGGAGGCCATCGAGGCGGCCGAGGAGACCGAGGCCGCCGCCGAGGCGAGCGACAACCCCGAGGCCGAGCTGCTGGCCGCCCGCGTCGAGGAGCTGGAGCAGAGCGTCGCCGAGGCCAAGGACCAGGCGCTGCGTGCCGCCGCCGAGGCCCAGAACGTGCGCCGCCGGGCCGAGCAGGAGGCCGAGAAGGCCCGCAAGTTCGCCCTGGAGAAGTTCGTCAAGGAGCTGCTGCCGGTAGTGGACAGCCTGGAGAAGGCCCTCGAGGCCATGGCGGACGAGGCCACCGAGGCCCATCGCGAGGGCGTCGCCATGACGCTGAAGATGCAGCGCGACGTGCTGGCCAAGTTCGGGGTGGAGATCCTGGAGCCGGCGGGCGAGCCCTTCGACCCGCAGTTCCACGAGGCCATGGCCATGGTGCCCAACCCCGAGCTCGACCCCAACACCGTCATGGACGTGTTTCAGAAGGGCTATCTGCTCAACGGCCGCCTGGTGCGGCCGGCCATGGTGGTGGTCAGCCAGGCCGCCGGCTGA
- the recN gene encoding DNA repair protein RecN, which produces MLTELAIRDFAIVDHLELELAGGMTAITGETGAGKSILLGALGLCLGERADAGSVRHGAERADLSARFDIAALPEARAWLAARELPEDDCLLRRVVSANGRSKAWINGQPATVADLKALGERLIEIHGQHAHQALLHEETHLRLLDDFAGHREAVGEMAETFRTWQAARRRLRRLAEDGDELAARRQLVRYQVEELDQLALAEGELKALEEEQEELAHAEERLREAQFAAECCDNDEGGAMSLLTQAINHLSALPGSDRGRLAEALAMLGDARIQVEEAARELHHFAEGTELDPERLAWVEQRLGEVHRLARKHHVMPEELTALHQQLQEELARLEGGEEDLETLEAEVDALRERWRGQARQVGDARRQAATRFGKAVQEQLAFLAMGKARFEVEVLERDTPAAEGLEGVRFLISANPGQPARPLAKVASGGELSRISLAIQVVAARHSTIPSLVFDEVDVGVSGATAEIVGQLLRRLGEQGQVMTVTHLPQVAAQAHRHLHIEKRAEQETTLTRMALLDEAGRVGELARMLGGVNLSERTLAHAREMLDASQRPHH; this is translated from the coding sequence ATGCTGACAGAGCTTGCCATTCGCGACTTCGCCATCGTCGACCACCTGGAGCTGGAGCTCGCCGGCGGCATGACCGCCATCACCGGCGAGACCGGCGCCGGCAAGTCGATCCTGCTCGGCGCCCTGGGGCTCTGCCTGGGCGAGCGCGCCGATGCCGGCAGCGTGCGCCACGGCGCCGAGCGCGCCGACCTCAGCGCGCGCTTCGATATCGCCGCGCTGCCTGAGGCCCGCGCCTGGCTCGCGGCCCGGGAGCTGCCCGAGGATGATTGCCTGCTGCGGCGCGTGGTGAGCGCCAATGGCCGCTCCAAGGCGTGGATCAACGGCCAGCCGGCCACCGTGGCCGATCTCAAGGCGCTGGGCGAGCGGCTGATCGAGATCCACGGCCAGCACGCCCACCAGGCGCTGCTGCACGAGGAGACCCACCTGCGCCTGCTCGACGACTTCGCCGGCCACCGCGAGGCGGTGGGCGAGATGGCCGAGACCTTCCGCACCTGGCAGGCCGCCAGGCGCCGGCTGCGGCGGCTGGCCGAGGACGGCGACGAGCTGGCCGCCCGCCGCCAGCTGGTGCGCTATCAGGTGGAGGAGCTCGACCAGCTGGCGCTGGCCGAGGGCGAGCTCAAGGCGCTGGAGGAGGAGCAGGAGGAGCTGGCCCACGCCGAGGAGCGCCTGCGCGAGGCGCAGTTCGCCGCCGAGTGCTGCGACAACGACGAAGGCGGCGCCATGAGCCTGCTGACTCAGGCGATCAACCACCTCTCGGCGCTGCCGGGCAGCGACCGCGGCCGCCTGGCCGAGGCGCTCGCCATGCTGGGCGATGCCCGCATCCAGGTCGAGGAGGCCGCCCGGGAGCTCCACCACTTCGCCGAGGGCACCGAGCTCGACCCGGAGCGGCTGGCCTGGGTCGAGCAGCGCCTCGGCGAGGTGCACCGCCTGGCCCGCAAGCATCATGTGATGCCCGAGGAGCTCACCGCGCTGCACCAGCAGCTGCAGGAGGAGCTGGCTCGCCTGGAAGGCGGCGAGGAAGATCTCGAGACCCTGGAGGCCGAGGTGGACGCCCTGCGCGAGCGGTGGCGGGGGCAGGCCCGCCAGGTGGGCGACGCGCGCCGCCAGGCCGCCACCCGCTTCGGCAAGGCGGTCCAGGAGCAGCTCGCCTTCCTGGCCATGGGCAAGGCGCGCTTCGAAGTCGAAGTGCTGGAGCGTGACACCCCCGCCGCCGAGGGCCTGGAGGGCGTACGCTTCCTGATCAGCGCCAACCCCGGCCAGCCGGCCCGGCCGCTGGCCAAGGTGGCCTCCGGGGGGGAGCTGTCGCGCATCAGCCTGGCGATCCAGGTGGTCGCCGCCCGCCACTCCACCATTCCCAGCCTGGTGTTCGACGAGGTGGACGTGGGCGTCTCCGGCGCCACCGCCGAGATCGTCGGCCAGCTGCTGCGCCGCCTGGGCGAGCAGGGCCAGGTGATGACCGTGACCCACCTGCCCCAGGTGGCGGCCCAGGCCCACCGGCACCTGCACATCGAGAAGCGCGCGGAGCAGGAGACCACCCTCACCCGCATGGCGCTGCTCGACGAGGCCGGCCGGGTGGGCGAGCTGGCGCGCATGCTGGGCGGGGTCAACCTCTCCGAACGCACCCTGGCCCACGCCCGCGAGATGCTCGACGCCAGCCAGCGCCCCCACCACTGA
- the fur gene encoding ferric iron uptake transcriptional regulator: MADQNHELRKAGLKVTLPRVKILQILENAQGEHHMSAEDVYKTLLEAGEDVGLATVYRVLTQFESAGLVVRHNFDGGHAVFEISQDEHHDHMVCLESGEIIEFFDETIERRQQEIAEEHGFDLVDHALVLYVRPKGSSVTRQDATQKK, from the coding sequence ATGGCCGACCAGAACCATGAACTGCGCAAGGCCGGTCTGAAGGTGACCCTGCCCCGCGTCAAGATCCTGCAGATCCTCGAGAACGCCCAGGGCGAGCACCACATGAGCGCCGAGGACGTCTACAAGACCCTGCTGGAAGCCGGCGAGGACGTCGGCCTGGCCACCGTCTACCGCGTGCTGACCCAGTTCGAGTCCGCGGGCCTCGTGGTGCGCCACAACTTCGATGGCGGCCACGCCGTCTTCGAGATCTCCCAGGACGAGCACCATGATCACATGGTCTGCCTGGAGAGCGGCGAGATCATCGAGTTCTTCGACGAGACCATCGAGCGGCGCCAGCAGGAGATCGCCGAGGAGCATGGCTTCGACCTCGTCGACCACGCCCTGGTGCTCTATGTGCGCCCCAAGGGCTCGAGCGTGACCCGCCAGGACGCCACCCAGAAGAAGTAG
- a CDS encoding outer membrane protein assembly factor BamE: MQKLTRIVTLSAALLLASGCSYFGVYKRDIPQGNLVTADMVEQLRPGMTRDDVVYVMGRPLLEAPFDANQWDYVFRLDEAYGGVERRRVTLTFDGNRLVDIQREGNLERDIDLRASEGAGPQVEGAEPLETTPELQPEGGATVPMGGEPARDF; encoded by the coding sequence ATGCAAAAGTTGACAAGAATCGTCACCCTTTCTGCCGCGCTGCTGCTGGCCAGCGGTTGCAGCTACTTCGGGGTCTACAAGCGGGACATCCCTCAGGGCAACCTGGTCACCGCCGACATGGTGGAACAGCTGCGTCCCGGCATGACCCGCGACGACGTGGTCTACGTCATGGGCCGCCCGCTGCTGGAGGCGCCCTTCGACGCCAACCAGTGGGACTATGTGTTCCGTCTCGACGAGGCCTACGGCGGTGTGGAACGGCGCCGCGTGACCCTGACCTTCGACGGCAACCGCCTGGTGGATATCCAGCGCGAGGGCAACCTGGAGCGCGACATCGACCTGCGCGCCAGCGAGGGCGCCGGCCCCCAGGTAGAAGGCGCCGAGCCGCTGGAGACCACCCCTGAGCTGCAGCCAGAAGGCGGCGCGACCGTGCCCATGGGCGGCGAGCCGGCCAGAGACTTCTGA
- a CDS encoding RnfH family protein yields MAEIAVEVAFALPGHQAVVALSVPLGTTASEAVVLADLPGRFPELPAEAFEQPDLGIFGRRLREPATHRLRAGDRVELYRPLTIDPKQARLARAAEKR; encoded by the coding sequence ATGGCCGAGATCGCGGTGGAGGTGGCCTTCGCCCTGCCCGGGCATCAGGCCGTGGTGGCGCTGAGCGTGCCCCTGGGCACCACCGCCAGCGAGGCGGTGGTGCTGGCCGACCTGCCCGGGCGCTTCCCCGAGCTGCCCGCGGAGGCCTTCGAGCAGCCAGACCTCGGCATCTTCGGCAGGCGGCTGCGCGAGCCGGCGACCCATCGCCTGCGGGCCGGCGATCGCGTGGAGCTCTACCGCCCGCTGACCATCGATCCCAAGCAGGCCCGGCTGGCCCGGGCCGCCGAAAAACGCTGA
- a CDS encoding type II toxin-antitoxin system RatA family toxin, protein MPTVNRTAMVRHTPQQMFDLVNDFERYPEFLPGCRRARLLERDDSHLIGEMTLGRAGIEQSIATRNDLIEPERIEMSLVSGPFKRLRGRWMFIPMGENACKVCLEMEFEFANRLLGMAFGKLFQQVAGQLVEAFTRRADQLYGR, encoded by the coding sequence ATGCCAACGGTCAACCGAACCGCCATGGTGCGACATACCCCCCAGCAGATGTTCGACCTGGTCAACGATTTCGAGCGCTATCCGGAGTTCCTGCCCGGCTGTCGTCGCGCCCGCCTGCTCGAGCGGGATGACTCCCACCTGATCGGCGAGATGACCCTGGGGCGCGCGGGCATCGAGCAGAGCATCGCCACGCGCAACGACCTGATCGAACCGGAGCGCATCGAGATGTCGCTGGTCAGCGGCCCCTTCAAGCGCCTGCGCGGGCGCTGGATGTTCATCCCCATGGGCGAGAACGCCTGTAAGGTGTGCCTGGAGATGGAGTTCGAGTTCGCCAACCGCCTGCTGGGCATGGCCTTCGGCAAGCTCTTCCAGCAGGTGGCGGGGCAGCTGGTGGAGGCCTTCACCCGCCGCGCCGATCAGCTCTACGGGCGCTGA
- the smpB gene encoding SsrA-binding protein SmpB has protein sequence MANKKGKGNGPTSNVIAQNKKARFEYHIDEVFEAGLVLAGWEVKSLRAGKAQLTDTYILVKNGEAWLLGSHIMPLNTASTHEIADPVRTRKLLLHRKEIARIFSRTQDKGHTCVPLKLYWKGNRVKCELALVTGKKLHDKRATEKDRDWQRQRGRIMREQNKA, from the coding sequence ATGGCCAACAAGAAAGGCAAGGGCAATGGGCCCACCAGCAACGTCATCGCCCAGAACAAGAAGGCGCGCTTCGAGTACCACATCGACGAGGTCTTCGAGGCGGGCCTGGTACTGGCCGGCTGGGAGGTGAAGAGCCTGCGCGCCGGCAAGGCGCAGCTCACCGACACCTACATCCTGGTCAAGAACGGCGAGGCCTGGCTGCTGGGCAGCCATATCATGCCGCTCAACACCGCCAGCACCCACGAGATCGCCGACCCCGTCCGCACCCGCAAGCTGCTGCTACACCGGAAGGAGATCGCCAGGATCTTCTCGCGGACCCAGGACAAGGGGCACACCTGCGTGCCGCTCAAGCTCTACTGGAAAGGCAACCGGGTGAAGTGCGAGCTGGCGCTGGTGACGGGCAAGAAGCTCCACGACAAGCGGGCCACCGAGAAGGACCGCGACTGGCAGCGCCAGAGGGGCCGCATCATGCGGGAACAAAACAAGGCGTAG